The region TTGTTTTTTTTAATGAAGTAATTGGAAGTAAACCTGATATGATTGATACTTTATTGGCTGATTTTAAATCTAGACTTGAACTTTCAAAAAAGAATAAAAGGGAAGGATTTTATCCTGCTGTTGCTATACATTCTCCATATTCAGTGCATCCTTTTTTAATAAGAGAGGCATTAAATATAGCAAAAGAGGATAATTTAACAGTTAGTTCACATTTTTTAGAATCACCTGAAGAGTTTCAGTGGCTTCATAAAGATGAAGGTGGATTTTTAGACTTCTTTAAAAATTTTTTAGGACAAGAAAAAGCTGTTACTAAACCAATGGAATTTTTAAATCAATTTGAGAATATAGATAAGTTATCTTTTACTCATTGTGTTGAATCTAGCAATGAAGATTTAGAAAAGATAAAAAAACTTGGGGCGGTAATTAATCATTGTCCAACTTCAAATAGAGTTTTAAATAATACAAAATTAGATATTCAAAAATTATTTAATAAAGATATACCTTTTTCAATAGGAACAGATGGTTTGAGTTCAAATAATTCTTTGTCAATGTTTGATGAGTTAAGAAATGCCTTAATGATACACACAGAACAAAATATTGTAACTTTTTCTAAATCCTTACTAGAAGCTGCCACTAAAAGAGGGGCTCAAGCTTTAGGTTTAAATAAAGGGATACTTTTTAAAGAAAAAGATGCAGATATAATTACTTTAACTTTACCTGATGAAATTGAAGATGAAAATGATTTATATATGAATATCATCTTACATGCTAAGAGTGTAAAAAATACAATAATAGGGGGTATATATGTTTAATATTTTAAGAAAAATATTTTATCCAATAATTGCAATACTAGATTTTATTACTAAATATTTTAAAACAATAGTTTTTTTAACAATAATTTATTTTTTTGTTTCTAGTTCTGAAGATTCTGCAATAAGTGGTGAGAGTTTTGAAATGGCAAACTTACAAAAGATTGAGCTTTATGGGCCAATTATGACAGCAGATAAAGTTTTAGCACAAATAGAAGAAGCAAAGAAAAATAAGAATATCAAAGGTGTTTTACTAGATGTTAATTCTCCAGGTGGAGCAGTAGCACCATCTGTTGAAATTGCATATGCAATAAAAGAGTTAAGAGAAGTTAAGCCAGTTGTTGCATATGCAAGTGGGATAATGGCTAGTGGAAGTTACTATTCTTCAATTTGGGCAGATAAAATTATTGCAAATCCAGGGAGTATGGTTGGTTCAATTGGTGTTATTTTCCAAGGAACAAATTTAGAAGAATTAATGGATAAAATTGGAGTAAAAACACAAACAATAAAAGCAGGAAGATATAAAGAATCTGGTACTCCAACTAGAGAATGGACAAATTATGAAAAAGAGGAGCTTGAAAAAGTTATAAAAGATACTTATTCTATGTTTGTTAGTGATGTTGCAAAAGCAAGAAAATTAAAAGTAGAAAATCATACAAAATTTGCTGATGCACATATTTTCACTTCTTCTCAAGCTAAAGCTGTTGGTTTAGTTGATAAAGTAGCTACAATCTCATATGCAAAAAATGAGATAATAAAGTTAGCAAAAGTAAAAGAACCTATTTGGAAAAAAGAGGATAAATTTGATAAATTTTTAGATAGGGTAATAAGTGAAGCCGTAACTAATTTTTCAGTAATGTTTAACTCTAATTTAAAAGCTTACTAAAAAATTTGGTTCTTTAGCTATTTGCAAAATAGATTAAAGAACCAAATCTAAAAAATAATTTTTAATACTATTTTAAACTCTTTTTATATATAATTTTTGCAATTTTAAATAATAGGATAAATTATGAAAAAGTTATTAGCTTGTATTGCTTTTAGTTCAATCATTACTATGTCATTGAGTGCAGATTATATGTTGGTTTTAACTGATAAAGATGGAAATCAAACACAAGAGTGTGTGAAGAGTTATAGTTTTTCAAATAATTTAGAGAGTTTAGCTAAAAAGAATAGTGTAGGACAAAAGGATGTTTATTTAGAAGAAGAGGTTATGACAAATAAGGTTTGGATGGGAAAACCAGTTTATAGAAAAATAGTCACTATTCCTGTTGTTAGTGCATCTACCTCATGGCCAACTTATACAAAATATTCTAATCCACCATCTGATGTTGAAACATTAATAAGTGCAAAAATGCAAGGTGTCGAAGCATATGGATTGTCTTCAGAAACAGCTACTATTCCATATAGATTGTATTATATTTTAGATGCTACACAAATTGAATATATAGCTGGAGCAAATAGAATAGTCTTTATTAGTGGCAGAAAAGTTATATTGGAATATACAAAAACAACAGACGCTGCTGATTCTTCATCAAATACTTTTAAATCATATTTACATTATGTACCAAGTTCATCAGATACAGAAGAGGTTATTACAAAAGATATGAAAAATTTAGGTGTACAGTTTTTAGAAGGTTATACTTATGATTCTTCAACTTCATCTTGTATAAAAAATCAGATATAAAAAAGGCAAGTTTTTTATAACTTGTCTTTTAATTTTATGGAAATTTGGATAATTTTTTAAATTTTATCCTTTTTTCATATATTATGATATACTTCCATTAACAATAGTAAATAATCTAAGTTTTCTTCGTTTTATCTAAATTATAAATAGTTTCTTAATTAACCTAGCACATTCTCATATTAAATTACTAACAATTATAAAAAGGTAATTAATGTCATTTTCACACCTAGGATTAAATCCTAATATTTTAAAAGCAATAAAAGAGCAAGGGTATACAAAACCTACTCCTATTCAAAAGCAAGCAATTCCTATCGTATTAGAAAAAAACGATATTTTAGCTGCTGCACAAACAGGTACTGGTAAAACAGCTGCATTTACACTTCCATTATTAGAGATAATGAATCGTAAAAAAACAAAAAATGAGAAAAAACACTCTATAAAAGCTCTTATTTTAACTCCAACAAGAGAGTTAGCTTCTCAAGTTGCAGAAAATATTGATGCATATTGTAAATATCTTCCTTATAAAACAGCAGTAGTTTTTGGTGGGGTTGGAATAAATCCTCAAAAAGCAACTTTAAGAAAAGGTGTTGATATAGTTATAGCAACACCAGGAAGATTATTAGATCATATTTCACAAAAAACAATAGATTTATCAAAAGTAGATTTTTTAGTTCTTGATGAAGCGGATAGAATGCTTGATATGGGGTTTATTCACGATATTAAAAAGATTGTAACATATATCCCTAAACATAGACAAACTCTTTTGTTTTCTGCAACATTTTCAAATGAGATAAAAAAACTATCACAATCATTTTTAGATAATCCAAAACTAATAGAGGTTGCAAGAAGCAATACTTTGACAAAACAAGTTTCCCAAGTGGTTCATTATGTTAAGAAAGATAGAAAAAGAGACCTTTTAGTTTCTTTATTATCATCTCAAAGCTGGAATCAAGTTCTTGTTTTTACAAGAACAAAACATGGTGCAAATAAGTTATGTGAATTTTTAAATAGAAATAATATAAATTCCCTTGCTATACATGGTGGAAAATCACAAGGTGCAAGAACAACCGCCTTAAAAGATTTTAAACTAAAAAAGACAAGAGTATTAGTTGCAACTGATATTGCAGCTAGGGGGCTTGATATTGAACAACTTCCCCATGTAATAAATTTTGAGTTACCTAATGTTCCTGAAGATTATGTTCATAGAATTGGAAGAACAGGTAGGGCAGGAAATATTGGAGAAGCTATATCTTTAGTTTGTGATGAAGAGTTTCAATTTTTAAAAGATATAGAAAAACTTACAAAAACAGATATTCCTATAAAAACTGTTGAAGGGTTTACAGTAGTAAAATTAAATAGGGTAAGCAAAAAATCCACTTCATCAAATAGTTCTAGAAGAAATAGAACAAATAGTAGAAATCGTAAAAATAATGATAACTCTAGAAGTACTAGAAGAGATAGACCAAGTCAAGAAAGAAGAAAACAAAGAGTTTAAAAAAGATAAGAGTTTAACTCTTATCTTTTTTTATTAGCATTTACCACCCATAACAACTTTATAAGTATCATTAGCAATAACGTATTCTTCATTTGTAGGAATAACAAAGATTCTTGAAGCAGAACCATTAGTAGCAATATCTCTTGCACTACTAGATCTTTTATTATTTTTAACTGGGTCTAATACTAATCCCATTGCATCTAGACCAGCACAAACTTTTTCTCTAATAAGTGAAGCATTTTCACCAATACCACCAGTGAAACATAATGCATCTACTCCATCAAGAGCAGCAACATAAGAACCAACATATTTTTTGATGTTGTATGCAACCATATCAACAGCTAATCTACATCTTTCTTCACCATTAGTCATACCTTCTAATACTTCTCTTAAGTCAGAAGATTTACCTGAAATTCCTAAGATACCAGATTTTTTATTCATAATATTTAATGCTTCATCAATAGTCATACCCTCTTGACTCATCATATATTGTAATGCACCAGCACCAACATCACCAGATCTAGTACCCATCATAAGACCTTGAATAGGTGTTAATCCCATAGATGTATCAATACATTTTCCATCTTGTACAGCTGAAACAGAAGAACCATTACCTAAGTGGCAAACAATAATTCTTGTATTGTGTTTTTTATCTAACATTTGTCTAGCTTCATTTGAAACGAAGTAGTGAGATGTACCATGGAAACCATATTTTCTAATACCATGTTTAGTGTATTGATCATATGGTAATGCATACATATATGCATAATCTGGCATTGTTTGGTGGAATGCAGTATCAAATACAGCTACATTTGGTTTCCCTGGCATTAATTCTTGACAGATCTCCATACCAAGAATATTTGCAGGATTGTGTAAAGGTGCAAGTGGAATAAGTCTTTTCATAGTTTCAATTACTTTATTTGTAACCATTACTGAACCAGAGAACTCTTCTCCCCCATGAACAGCTCTATGCCCAATAGCTTCTATGTCATTAATAGAATCAATAACCTTACCCTCACCAGCAGTAAGAGTAGATAAAACAGCCTCAATAGCTTCTTTGTGAGTTGGCATATCGATTTCAAGTTTAAGCTCTTTACCATCACCAAACTCGTGCTTTAAAACACCATCAATACCAATTCTTTCACAAATACCAGAAGCAAAAACTTTCTTGATAATTGGATTCATTAACTGATACTTTAATGATGAACTTCCTGCGTTTAAAATAAATACTAACATGTCTTTTCCCTTTTTTTAGTCTATATTGTAAATTAAATTTGTGTTGCTGTAATAGCTACTAAGTTTGCGATGTCTTCAACTGAACAACCTCTTGAAAGGTCATTAACAGGTTTAGCAAGACCTTGAACAACAGGACCGTGTGCATTAGCACCAGCAAATCTTTGAACAAGTTTATAACCAATGTTTCCAGATTGTAAATCAGGAAATACAAGTACGTTTGCTTTACCAGCTACTTTTGAATCAGGTGCTTTTTTAGCCCCAATAGCTTCAACAATAGCAGCATCAGCTTGCATCTCACCATCAAATGCGAAATCAACATTTCTTTCAGTTAAAATATCAACAGCATATTGAACTTTGTCAACAAGTGGATGATTAGCACTTCCTTTTGTAGAGAAAGATAACATAGCAACTCTAGGATCAATTCCAACAACAGATTTTGCAGTAGCAGCAGTAGCACAAGCAATGTCAGCAAGTTGTTCAGCATTTGGCTCAGGAATTACCGCACAGTCAGCGAATAATATAAGCCCATTATCTCCAAATTTTCCATCAGCAGTTTCCATAATAAATGCTGAAGAAACAGTATTTATACCAGGAGCAGTTTTGATAACTTGAATAGCAGCTCTTAATACGTCAGCAGTAGGTGAGTTTGAACCTGCAACAAGCCCATGTGCATCACCAAGTCTAACCATCATACAACCAAAGAATCTAGGTTCAGTAGTCATAATCTCAGTAGCTTCCTCTTTAGAAAGACCTTTTGACTTTCTAAGCTCAACTAACTCGTCAACATACTTTTCAATGCCATCATAAGATTTTGGATCAATAATTGTAGCACCATCAATATTAGCACCACAAGCAGCGGCATCAGCTTTAATTGTATCTTCATTCCCAATTAAAACTACATTAGCAGTTTTTTCTTCCAGAACCATTTGTGTTGCTTTTAACACTCTTTCATCTTCTGATTCTGGAAGAACTATAGTTCTTAGTTCTTTTTTTGCATTCTCTTTAATACTCTCTATTAAACCCATTCATGCGTCCTTTCTTGTAAATTCAATAAATTATAATATTGAAGAGTAGCATAAAAATAGCATTTAAAAAAAAATTAGGTTTAATAATAATACAAAAATAAATTTTGTGTATAAAAGTAGTACATCAATCTTACATAAGTATAATTTTCTTACTTTTATACGAAATATTTCTTATTATGTTTATGATTGTGAAACTACTTTGTATGTATCATTAGCAATAACATATTCCTCATTTGTTGGTATTACAAAAATTCTTGCACTTGAACTATTTGTTGCAATATCTCTTGAATCACTTCTCTTTTTATTGTTTTTTATTGGGTCAAGAACTAATCCCATACCATCAAGTCCTGTACATACAATTTCTCTAATAAGTGCAGAGTTTTCCCCAATTCCACCAGTGAAACATAAAGCATCAATTCCATCAAGAGCAGCAACATAAGAACCAACATATTTTTTGATGTTGTATGCAACCATGTCTACAGCTAATCTACATCTTTCATCTGTATCCATATTTGCCAATACTTCTCTTAAGTCAGAAGATTTACCAGATATTCCTAAGATACCAGATTTTTTATTCATAAGTTCAGTTATTTGATCTATATCTAAACCCTCTTGCTTCATCATATAACTAATTGCACCAGCACCAACATCACCAGATCTAGTACCCATCATAAGACCTTGAACAGGTGTTAATCCCATAGATGTATCAATAGATTTTCCATTTAATACAGCAGTTACAGAAGAACCATTACCTAAGTGACAAACTACAATTCTTGTATTGTGTTTTTTATCAAGCATTCCTCTAGCTTCATTTGAAACATAATAATGAGATGTACCATGGAAACCATATTTTCTGATAGCGTGTTTAGTATATTGATCATATGGAAGTGCATACATATATGCATAATCTGGCATTGTTTGGTGAAATACTGTATCAAACACTGTAACATTTGGTTTCCCTGGCATTAACTCTTGGCAGATTTTAATACCAAGAATATTTGCAGGATTGTGTAAAGGAGCAAGTGGGATAAGTCTTTCAATTTCTGTTAAAACTTCATCAGTTACTAAAACAGAGCTTTTAAATGATTCTCCCCCATGTGCAACTCTGTGACCAATAGCTTCTATGTCATTAATAGAATCAATAACTTTACCCTCACCAGTAGTAAGAATAGATAAAACAGCCTCAATAGCTTCTTTGTGAGTTGGCATATCGATTTCAAGTTTAAGCTCTTTATCATCACCAAACTCGTGCTTTAAAACACCATCAATACCAATTCTTTCACAAATACCAGAAGCAAAAACTTTCTTGATAATTGGATTCATTAACTGATACTTTAATGATGAACTTCCTGCGTTTAAAATAAATACTAACATGTCTTTTCCCTTTTTTTAGTCTATATTGTAAATTAAATTTGTGTTGCTGTAATAGCTACTAAGTTTGCGATGTCTTCAACTGAACAACCTCTTGAAAGGTCATTAACAGGTTTAGCAAGACCTTGAACAACAGGACCGTGTGCATTAGCACCAGCAAATCTTTGAACAAGTTTATAACCAATGTTTCCAGATTGTAAATCAGGAAATACAAGTACGTTTGCTTTACCAGCTACTTTTGAATCAGGTGCTTTTTTAGCCCCAATAGCTTCAACAATAGCAGCATCAGCTTGCATCTCACCATCAAATGCGAAATCAACATTTCTTTCAGTTAAAATATCAACAGCATATTGAACTTTGTCAACAAGTGGATGATTAGCACTTCCTTTTGTAGAGAAAGATAACATAGCAACTCTAGGATCAATTCCAACAACAGATTTTGCAGTAGCAGCAGTAGCACAAGCAATGTCAGCAAGTTGTTCAGCATTTGGCTCAGGAATTACCGCACAGTCAGCGAATAATATAAGCCCATTATCTCCAAATTTTCCATCAGCAGTTTCCATAATAAATGCTGAAGAAACAGTATTTATACCAGGAGCAGTTTTGATAACTTGAATAGCAGCTCTTAATACGTCAGCAGTAGGTGAGTTTGAACCTGCAACAAGCCCATGTGCATCACCAAGTCTAACCATCATACAACCAAAGAATCTAGGTTCAGTAGTCATAATCTCAGTAGCTTCCTCTTTAGAAAGACCTTTTGACTTTCTAAGCTCAACTAACTCGTCAACATACTTTTCAATGCCATCATAAGATTTTGGATCAATAATTGTAGCACCATCAATATTAGCACCACAAGCAGCGGCATCAGCTTTAATTGTATCTTCATTCCCAATTAAAACTACATTAGCAGTTTTTTCTTCCAGAACCATTTGTGTTGCTTTTAACACTCTTTCATCTTCTGATTCTGGAAGAACTATAGTTCTTAGTTCTTTTTTTGCATTCTCTTTAATACTCTCTATTAAACCCATTTAAATTGTCCTTCATATAATAATTACTTATATATGAATCGTAGCATAAAAATAGCATTTTAAAAAGTTTTAAAAGAAAATATTGATTAAAATTTATATAAGTGTAGAAAATTAGTACACTATTTTGACATAATTAAAATAGTGTTACTATTTTTCACAAGACTAACAACACTCTTGTTCACATTTATTTAATGCATCAATTGCTTGCTCATCTTCAGCTTTTTCAAAAAGTTCATCAAGATAAAAACTATTTGAACAAACTAAATATAATAGTTCTTCTTTAGTATCTGACTTTGGGTCTCTGTCATAATATGCTTGAGGAATCATTGGCACAATTTTTTTCCAATAAATATTCATATTTTTTGGATTTTCTAATACCCTTAACATATTATCAATAACAACACAAGCATTTTCAAAGCAATCTATATTTTTGAAACTTTCATAACTTTCATCAACTTTTATTTCTAACTTTGACATAATCTCTCCTTCGATTATTAAATATACATTTAATTGTAGATATTATACACAACTACTGCTGGAACTATATGTTATAATATGAAATATCTATTGACATTTTACGAAAATAGGAGTTTAAATGACTAAAGTATCCTCTGTTACATTCCAATATGTATTAAAAGCACTACAATTAAATAGTGGTGTATCTATTGATGAAATGTT is a window of Halarcobacter sp. DNA encoding:
- a CDS encoding metal-dependent hydrolase; the encoded protein is MKILKASWVITCDDNSTIIKDGAIVFDKKIIDVATIDFIKEKYPNTKIEELGKNSVLMPGLINSHIHLEFSSNATTLKYGNFMTWLNSVITSREKLIQNATKDLLKEKLEEIKNSGTTTIGAISSYAFDLESCFESNLNIVFFNEVIGSKPDMIDTLLADFKSRLELSKKNKREGFYPAVAIHSPYSVHPFLIREALNIAKEDNLTVSSHFLESPEEFQWLHKDEGGFLDFFKNFLGQEKAVTKPMEFLNQFENIDKLSFTHCVESSNEDLEKIKKLGAVINHCPTSNRVLNNTKLDIQKLFNKDIPFSIGTDGLSSNNSLSMFDELRNALMIHTEQNIVTFSKSLLEAATKRGAQALGLNKGILFKEKDADIITLTLPDEIEDENDLYMNIILHAKSVKNTIIGGIYV
- the sppA gene encoding signal peptide peptidase SppA, with the protein product MFNILRKIFYPIIAILDFITKYFKTIVFLTIIYFFVSSSEDSAISGESFEMANLQKIELYGPIMTADKVLAQIEEAKKNKNIKGVLLDVNSPGGAVAPSVEIAYAIKELREVKPVVAYASGIMASGSYYSSIWADKIIANPGSMVGSIGVIFQGTNLEELMDKIGVKTQTIKAGRYKESGTPTREWTNYEKEELEKVIKDTYSMFVSDVAKARKLKVENHTKFADAHIFTSSQAKAVGLVDKVATISYAKNEIIKLAKVKEPIWKKEDKFDKFLDRVISEAVTNFSVMFNSNLKAY
- a CDS encoding DEAD/DEAH box helicase is translated as MSFSHLGLNPNILKAIKEQGYTKPTPIQKQAIPIVLEKNDILAAAQTGTGKTAAFTLPLLEIMNRKKTKNEKKHSIKALILTPTRELASQVAENIDAYCKYLPYKTAVVFGGVGINPQKATLRKGVDIVIATPGRLLDHISQKTIDLSKVDFLVLDEADRMLDMGFIHDIKKIVTYIPKHRQTLLFSATFSNEIKKLSQSFLDNPKLIEVARSNTLTKQVSQVVHYVKKDRKRDLLVSLLSSQSWNQVLVFTRTKHGANKLCEFLNRNNINSLAIHGGKSQGARTTALKDFKLKKTRVLVATDIAARGLDIEQLPHVINFELPNVPEDYVHRIGRTGRAGNIGEAISLVCDEEFQFLKDIEKLTKTDIPIKTVEGFTVVKLNRVSKKSTSSNSSRRNRTNSRNRKNNDNSRSTRRDRPSQERRKQRV
- a CDS encoding acetate kinase; protein product: MLVFILNAGSSSLKYQLMNPIIKKVFASGICERIGIDGVLKHEFGDGKELKLEIDMPTHKEAIEAVLSTLTAGEGKVIDSINDIEAIGHRAVHGGEEFSGSVMVTNKVIETMKRLIPLAPLHNPANILGMEICQELMPGKPNVAVFDTAFHQTMPDYAYMYALPYDQYTKHGIRKYGFHGTSHYFVSNEARQMLDKKHNTRIIVCHLGNGSSVSAVQDGKCIDTSMGLTPIQGLMMGTRSGDVGAGALQYMMSQEGMTIDEALNIMNKKSGILGISGKSSDLREVLEGMTNGEERCRLAVDMVAYNIKKYVGSYVAALDGVDALCFTGGIGENASLIREKVCAGLDAMGLVLDPVKNNKRSSSARDIATNGSASRIFVIPTNEEYVIANDTYKVVMGGKC
- the pta gene encoding phosphate acetyltransferase, which gives rise to MGLIESIKENAKKELRTIVLPESEDERVLKATQMVLEEKTANVVLIGNEDTIKADAAACGANIDGATIIDPKSYDGIEKYVDELVELRKSKGLSKEEATEIMTTEPRFFGCMMVRLGDAHGLVAGSNSPTADVLRAAIQVIKTAPGINTVSSAFIMETADGKFGDNGLILFADCAVIPEPNAEQLADIACATAATAKSVVGIDPRVAMLSFSTKGSANHPLVDKVQYAVDILTERNVDFAFDGEMQADAAIVEAIGAKKAPDSKVAGKANVLVFPDLQSGNIGYKLVQRFAGANAHGPVVQGLAKPVNDLSRGCSVEDIANLVAITATQI
- a CDS encoding acetate kinase, whose translation is MLVFILNAGSSSLKYQLMNPIIKKVFASGICERIGIDGVLKHEFGDDKELKLEIDMPTHKEAIEAVLSILTTGEGKVIDSINDIEAIGHRVAHGGESFKSSVLVTDEVLTEIERLIPLAPLHNPANILGIKICQELMPGKPNVTVFDTVFHQTMPDYAYMYALPYDQYTKHAIRKYGFHGTSHYYVSNEARGMLDKKHNTRIVVCHLGNGSSVTAVLNGKSIDTSMGLTPVQGLMMGTRSGDVGAGAISYMMKQEGLDIDQITELMNKKSGILGISGKSSDLREVLANMDTDERCRLAVDMVAYNIKKYVGSYVAALDGIDALCFTGGIGENSALIREIVCTGLDGMGLVLDPIKNNKKRSDSRDIATNSSSARIFVIPTNEEYVIANDTYKVVSQS
- the cowN gene encoding N(2)-fixation sustaining protein CowN: MSKLEIKVDESYESFKNIDCFENACVVIDNMLRVLENPKNMNIYWKKIVPMIPQAYYDRDPKSDTKEELLYLVCSNSFYLDELFEKAEDEQAIDALNKCEQECC